In the genome of Pontibacter actiniarum, the window TTTGACCCTGACCGGCAGAAACGACATCACCTCCTCCCTGGCGAGCTCCAACAGGTCTTTCTTCTATCCTTCGGCAAGTATAAGCTACCTGTTCTCAGAGCACCTGGAGCTGCCCGCGTTCATTAACCAGAGCAAGCTGCGCTTGTCCTACGCACAAATGGGTAAAGACGCCCAGCCCTACTCCATCTCATCCGGCTTTGCTCCTTACCCCACGCTGCCGACAGGCTATACGGGTGTAACCAGGGATGAGCTGCTGGGCAACCCCGGACTAAAGCCGGAATACACCAACACCTTTGAGGCAGGGCTTGAGATGGCCTTTCTGGATAACCGCATCGGCTTCGATGTTACCTATTACTACTCCATCAGCAAAGACCAGATCCTGAACATTAACGTTGCCAACACCACAGGCTATATACTATCAGCGATAAACGCCGGCGAAATGCGCAACAAAGGCATAGAGCTCGTTTTAAACGCCACACCCGTGCGCACGAACAACTTTACCTGGGATACCAAGCTCATCTTCTCAGCCAACGACAACAAGATACTGGAGATACCCGAAGGGCTCGATGAGATTGTGTACGCCTCGCAGTTTGGCTACGTAGGCTCCACAGTAACCCTGAAGCTGGTAGAGGGGCAGCCCTACGGCAACATTTACGGCACGCACTGGAAACGCTACTACGGCCCCGGCGAGGAGGAGGACCCGCGCTTTGTGGATGAGTCGCGGCCAATCGTTATCGGCGAAAACGGGTTTCCGGTACGGGCCCCTCTGGCCAGCCAAAAGATTCTCGGCAACTCACAGCCCGACTGGATCGGCGGCTTCACGAACACCTTCACCTACAAGAACCTTAGCCTGACCGCTTTGCTGGATGCCCGCGTGGGCCAGGAGAAGTATAACCAGATGGATAACTTCTTTGCCGCCTTTGGCATTGCGGAGTACACCGAGAACCGCAACCAGACGGTCGTGTTCCCCGGGGTGCTGGAAGACGGCACACCAAACACAAAAGAAGTATGGCTGGGCCAGGGTGTAGGGCCCGACGGCGTGGACTACGGAAACGGCTACTACCGAAACTACTACCGTGGCGTGTCGGAGAACTTTGTGGAGGATGCTTCCTGGGTGCGCCTGCGCTCGCTCACCCTCAACTACAGCCTGCCGCAAAAGTGGTTTGAGAGCATCTTTATCAGGAATGCCTCTGTTTCGCTCACCGGCAACAACCTGTGGCTCTCCACGGACTACAAGGGCTACGACCCTGAAACCAGCTTCTCCCCCAGCGGAAGCAACGTAGACGGCTTCTCCGGCTTTACCTACCCGGCGGTCAGAAGCTACCTGTTCACCCTTAATGTTGGATTTTAAACTACAGCGGTATGAAAAAGATTCTTCAATACATGTTCGCCCTGATGATGGTTGGGGCAGTGAGTGGCCTGCAGAGCTGTGAGGATTATTTTGACCTGGAGGATAACCCCAACCTGGTCACTGACCCGCCTCTGCGCACCCTGCTCTCCACCACCACGCACAAAACAGCCATGAACAGCTACCGCGTGGCCTCCATCACCTCGTACTTTGCGCAGTACCTGGCCAGCTCTACCCAGGGAAGCGCTACAGACACCTACGAGATAGCCGACTACACCACCACATGGGACCAGCTGTACCTGGCGATGGCCGATATTTACGACATGCGCCAAAAAGCCGTAGCGGAGGGGGCCTCTGATTACGTGGGGGTAGCCGACATTCTGCTGGCCTACCACCTCAGCCTGGTAGCGGACCTGTGGGGAGACGCCCCTTACTCAGAGGCTTTCATAAACACGACCCTCACCCCTTCCTTCGACTCGGCAGAGGAGCTGCACCAGGAATCACTGCGGCTGCTGGACGAAGCTGTTGCAGAGCTGAGCAAGACCGAGTCCAGCGTGATACTGGACCCGGTCAGCGACCTGATACACGGCGGCAGCAAGGACAACTGGGTTAAAACCGCCTATGCCCTGAAGGCACGGCAGCTGAACAAGCTCACCGGAACGGCAGCCTACGACCCGCAGGCTGTGCTCGCTGCCGTAGAGAACTCCTACACCTCCAACGCCGACAATGCCGACATGGCTGTTTTTGCCACACGAAACCCCTGGGCTCAGGTTGCCCTGGATAACGAGAACCTGTTGCTGGGCGGCTGGCTCTCAGAGCAGCTGATAGAGCACCTCGACGGCACCACCTATGGCTTTGTAGACCCGCGCCTGACGCAAATCACCGACCCGACTGTGAACGGAGACTTCGTGGGCACCCCTAACGGCGCTGGCAACGTGCCGCCGGGCAGCAGCACCGTGCAGGATGAAAACTACATCTCCCGCAACTCCCCCCTAACCGGCGACGAGTCTCCTTTGATCATCGTATCGTACCCCGAGGTGAAAATGATTGAGGCGGAAGCCGCTTTGCGGGCAGGGCAAACAGAAAGAGCGTACGAGGCGTACCTGGAGGGCATAAGGGCAAGTATGGAGCTGCTTGAGGTAGACCCGGCCGAGGTGCAGGAGTACCTTACAAACCCTGCCGTGGCTGTGGGTGCCGCCAACCTGACGCTTGCCGATATCTTCCGGGAGAAGTATGTTATCACCTACTTGAACCCGGAAGCCTGGAACGACGCCCGCCGCTTCGACTACCAATACGCAGGCTTTACACTTCCTGAAAACGCCGCCCTGCCAACCTTTATCCGCCGGGTAGCCTACCCTACCGGGGAAACCTCCAAAAACCCGAACACGCCGGAGATAACTGATCTGGCAGACCCGCTCTGGTGGGACCAGTAAGCAAGTACAACGTATAAAACACAGAAGAGCCGCTGCCATGGCAGCGGCTCTTCTGTGTTTACAAGTATGGTGCGAACCTAGGCTCTGATCTGACCTTTTCCTTTCACCACCCACTTATAGCTCGTCAGCTCGTCCAGGGCCATGGGGCCGCGGGCGTGCAGCTTTTGCGTGCTGATGCCGATTTCGGCTCCCAATCCGAACTGCGCCCCATCCGTAAAGGCAGTGGACGTGTTGGCGTAAACAGCGGCGGCATCCACAGCCTTAAGGAAGTGGTCCACGTGCGCCTCGTTTTCCGAAATAATCGCCTCGCTGTGCTGCGAAGTGTTGGCGTTGATATGCGCTATCGCCTCCTCCAGGCCACCCACTGTTTTCACGGC includes:
- a CDS encoding SusD/RagB family nutrient-binding outer membrane lipoprotein: MKKILQYMFALMMVGAVSGLQSCEDYFDLEDNPNLVTDPPLRTLLSTTTHKTAMNSYRVASITSYFAQYLASSTQGSATDTYEIADYTTTWDQLYLAMADIYDMRQKAVAEGASDYVGVADILLAYHLSLVADLWGDAPYSEAFINTTLTPSFDSAEELHQESLRLLDEAVAELSKTESSVILDPVSDLIHGGSKDNWVKTAYALKARQLNKLTGTAAYDPQAVLAAVENSYTSNADNADMAVFATRNPWAQVALDNENLLLGGWLSEQLIEHLDGTTYGFVDPRLTQITDPTVNGDFVGTPNGAGNVPPGSSTVQDENYISRNSPLTGDESPLIIVSYPEVKMIEAEAALRAGQTERAYEAYLEGIRASMELLEVDPAEVQEYLTNPAVAVGAANLTLADIFREKYVITYLNPEAWNDARRFDYQYAGFTLPENAALPTFIRRVAYPTGETSKNPNTPEITDLADPLWWDQ